Proteins encoded within one genomic window of Bos indicus x Bos taurus breed Angus x Brahman F1 hybrid chromosome 18, Bos_hybrid_MaternalHap_v2.0, whole genome shotgun sequence:
- the IRX6 gene encoding iroquois-class homeodomain protein IRX-6 isoform X1 encodes MSFPHFGHPYGSASQFLVSASSSATCCESAPRSVPDVASGSTPAAALCCAPYDSRLLGSARPELGAALGIYGAPYSAAAAAQSYPGYLPYSPEPPGLYGALNPQYEFKEAAGNFTSSLAQPGAYYPYEPTLGQYQYERYGAVELSGAGRRKNATRETTSTLKAWLNEHRKNPYPTKGEKIMLAIITKMTLTQVSTWFANARRRLKKENKMTWAPKNKGGEERKEEGGAEELLGCLNGDTKDVTAGQEPRGLRLSDLEDLEEEEEEADEEEAVATATDRLAEFHKDTQPLPAAQCAAAREGRQERRECSLAAPRFLFTEPPRSGEADFLRAEPGGPTLTMHYPCSEKPPRIWSLAHTAAASVVEGAPPNLPQPRSPEHHLIPGQPPGPGARPAVPRDSACQESPRVAKAFGNPTFALQGLPLNCAPCPRRREPAVRCQYPSGAEAG; translated from the exons ATGTCCTTCCCGCACTTTGGACACCCTTACGGCAGTGCTTCCCAG TTTCTGGTCTCTGCAAGTTCCAGCGCCACTTGCTGCGAATCCGCCCCGCGCTCGGTCCCAGATGTGGCCTCGGGCTCCACCCCGGCGGCCGCGCTCTGCTGCGCACCCTACGACAGTCGGCTGCTGGGCAGTGCGAGGCCGGAGCTGGGCGCGGCCTTGGGCATCTATGGAGCTCCCTACTCGGCCGCTGCAGCTGCCCAGAGCTACCCAGGCTACCTGCCCTACAGCCCCGAGCCGCCGGGGCTGTACGGGGCGCTG aATCCACAGTATGAATTTAAGGAGGCTGCGGGGAACTTTACATCCAGCCTGGCACAACCAGGAGCCTATTATCCCTATGAGCCAACACTGGGGCAGTACCAGTATGAGCG GTATGGAGCGGTGGAGTTGAGTGGTGCTGGGCGCAGAAAAAATGCCACCCGGGAGACCACTAGCACACTCAAGGCCTGGCTCAACGAGCACCGCAAGAACCCCTACCCCACCAAGGGCGAGAAGATCATGCTGGCCATCATCACCAAGATGACCCTCACCCAGGTGTCCACCTGGTTCGCCAATGCGCGCCGGCGCCTCAAAAAGGAGAACAAGATGACCTGGGCACCCAAGAACAAAGgcggggaagaaaggaaggaggagggtggagCAGAGGAATTGCTGGGCTGCCTAAATGGTGACACCAAAG ACGTTACTGCTGGCCAGGAGCCCCGGGGGCTCCGGCTGAGTGACCTGGAAGacctggaggaagaggaagaggaggcggATGAAGAGGAAGCAGTGGCCACAGCTACGGACAGACTGGCTGAGTTCCATAAAGACACTCAGCCGCTGCCGGCGGCGCAATGTGCCGCCGCTCGAGAGGGCCGGCAGGAGCGCAGGGAGTGCAGTCTGGCGGCACCCCGCTTCTTGTTCACTGAGCCCCCCAGATCGGGAGAAGCCGACTTCCTCCGGGCCGAGCCAGGAGGCCCCACGTTGACCATGCACTACCCCTGCAGCGAGAAACCACCGCGCATCTGGTCTCTGGCGCACACGGCGGCCGCCAGCGTCGTCGAAGGGGCACCTCCAAACCTGCCCCAGCCACGAAGTCCTGAGCACCATCTGATTCCCGGACAGCCTCCAGGCCCGGGCGCGCGACCCGCGGTCCCCAGAGACTCCGCGTGCCAAGAGTCTCCCCGAGTAGCCAAAGCCTTTGGAAACCCCACGTTTGCCCTACAGGGTCTGCCGCTGAACTGTGCGCCCTGCCCGCGGCGGAGGGAGCCGGCGGTGCGGTGCCAGTACCCATCAGGAGCGGAAG CAGGTTAG
- the IRX6 gene encoding iroquois-class homeodomain protein IRX-6 isoform X2: protein MSFPHFGHPYGSASQFLVSASSSATCCESAPRSVPDVASGSTPAAALCCAPYDSRLLGSARPELGAALGIYGAPYSAAAAAQSYPGYLPYSPEPPGLYGALNPQYEFKEAAGNFTSSLAQPGAYYPYEPTLGQYQYERYGAVELSGAGRRKNATRETTSTLKAWLNEHRKNPYPTKGEKIMLAIITKMTLTQVSTWFANARRRLKKENKMTWAPKNKGGEERKEEGGAEELLGCLNGDTKDVTAGQEPRGLRLSDLEDLEEEEEEADEEEAVATATDRLAEFHKDTQPLPAAQCAAAREGRQERRECSLAAPRFLFTEPPRSGEADFLRAEPGGPTLTMHYPCSEKPPRIWSLAHTAAASVVEGAPPNLPQPRSPEHHLIPGQPPGPGARPAVPRDSACQESPRVAKAFGNPTFALQGLPLNCAPCPRRREPAVRCQYPSGAEG from the exons ATGTCCTTCCCGCACTTTGGACACCCTTACGGCAGTGCTTCCCAG TTTCTGGTCTCTGCAAGTTCCAGCGCCACTTGCTGCGAATCCGCCCCGCGCTCGGTCCCAGATGTGGCCTCGGGCTCCACCCCGGCGGCCGCGCTCTGCTGCGCACCCTACGACAGTCGGCTGCTGGGCAGTGCGAGGCCGGAGCTGGGCGCGGCCTTGGGCATCTATGGAGCTCCCTACTCGGCCGCTGCAGCTGCCCAGAGCTACCCAGGCTACCTGCCCTACAGCCCCGAGCCGCCGGGGCTGTACGGGGCGCTG aATCCACAGTATGAATTTAAGGAGGCTGCGGGGAACTTTACATCCAGCCTGGCACAACCAGGAGCCTATTATCCCTATGAGCCAACACTGGGGCAGTACCAGTATGAGCG GTATGGAGCGGTGGAGTTGAGTGGTGCTGGGCGCAGAAAAAATGCCACCCGGGAGACCACTAGCACACTCAAGGCCTGGCTCAACGAGCACCGCAAGAACCCCTACCCCACCAAGGGCGAGAAGATCATGCTGGCCATCATCACCAAGATGACCCTCACCCAGGTGTCCACCTGGTTCGCCAATGCGCGCCGGCGCCTCAAAAAGGAGAACAAGATGACCTGGGCACCCAAGAACAAAGgcggggaagaaaggaaggaggagggtggagCAGAGGAATTGCTGGGCTGCCTAAATGGTGACACCAAAG ACGTTACTGCTGGCCAGGAGCCCCGGGGGCTCCGGCTGAGTGACCTGGAAGacctggaggaagaggaagaggaggcggATGAAGAGGAAGCAGTGGCCACAGCTACGGACAGACTGGCTGAGTTCCATAAAGACACTCAGCCGCTGCCGGCGGCGCAATGTGCCGCCGCTCGAGAGGGCCGGCAGGAGCGCAGGGAGTGCAGTCTGGCGGCACCCCGCTTCTTGTTCACTGAGCCCCCCAGATCGGGAGAAGCCGACTTCCTCCGGGCCGAGCCAGGAGGCCCCACGTTGACCATGCACTACCCCTGCAGCGAGAAACCACCGCGCATCTGGTCTCTGGCGCACACGGCGGCCGCCAGCGTCGTCGAAGGGGCACCTCCAAACCTGCCCCAGCCACGAAGTCCTGAGCACCATCTGATTCCCGGACAGCCTCCAGGCCCGGGCGCGCGACCCGCGGTCCCCAGAGACTCCGCGTGCCAAGAGTCTCCCCGAGTAGCCAAAGCCTTTGGAAACCCCACGTTTGCCCTACAGGGTCTGCCGCTGAACTGTGCGCCCTGCCCGCGGCGGAGGGAGCCGGCGGTGCGGTGCCAGTACCCATCAGGAGCGGAAG GTTAG